A stretch of DNA from Arctopsyche grandis isolate Sample6627 chromosome 6, ASM5162203v2, whole genome shotgun sequence:
ACGAGCTTGATTTAATGGCTTCAATGGCTTTTTCTCACCGCTTTTCAAATCGATGTATTCcacctgaaaacaaataaattggttATATTCCGATTTCTCTAAGCAGGTACTTCGCAACACCGGAAAACGTTACTGAAGTCATTGATCCATTTGAAGAATTATATCCGCCGATGATAAGGATCCAACCTCCCACGAGGACAGACGCAAAATctgatttatttattccaatatttttggATAGAGTCCAACTGTTCTTTAGTCCATCAAATATATCGAAGGTGTTTGCCATCTGAAAACAcgttatgcaataaaataattaatttacaatccaatcaaaatattatacttgtgaTACAAAACTCACATCAATATCCCATCCCCCAACCAGTGCCATTTTATATCCTTTTATTTTACTACGAGGGGTCTCTCTTGGGACGAAAGATTTATCTTTCTTGTCTTTAACTGCTTGTCTAAGAGTGGTCATACACTCTGCACACGAAAGACAGAAAGTTAATACTTCGTcaatgaaaaactaaaaaaaaaaattattaaaatggatttttttcaataaactgcAACATTCAATTAATCTCAAATACCTCCATCGAGAGCAAGGATAACCTCACGGATCTCATCAGCTGTGCCAAGTCACTTTTACGGTTCGCATTATCATGATTTACCCACAATTTCACAGCATTGAATACGTCTTCTTCGGAAGGCAcgttcaaataattcgatttcaaGATTTCGTTCACGTTGGAGACTGGCAGATTGAGAAAATCTTTAGTTTTGTGCAGCTGAAACAGAAGTGgagttgaaaaatatttaggtgacatatttatttaaataatcaacaCTCACCGTCTCGAAATTTCCCAGAGTCAAATCCATTGCCTCTGTCTTCAAATCGGAATTTTCCTTTGATTTCAAAACTTCCAAACAATTGGAAAGATCGACCGTTTCATGTCGCGGTGGAATTTTCACTTCGAGTCGATTTGCTAGCTCCATTAATTTGTCGTAGTGACGGTCAGCTAtgcctaaaattatatttcaattattaaatttaatgacgaACACACACGCATTTTGAATTGATTATTTCAGATAATAATGAACTCGTACTTATTTCTCCAGTGTAACAATACTTCAGGATTGCATCGATAACGTCAAAGTCAAAAGGGGAAAATATCTCCTCCAATTGATCTTTGTTTGTCCAAAAGAATTCGCTGCACGCCGATAACACGACCAAGTGCGCGTAGAAGCTGCAATTATGATAAATGATAATTAAACTGACAaaacaatttggattttaagaatatttggattcgaattaaaatactatCGGCCTCCAACAGCAAAACTCGTGTCGCATTTCTTATCTCGTTTCATGGCATCGTACAAATACTCCACCCGTTTTGCCGCAAAATCGGAACTCGCCTTCACTACGAACATcttgtttctgattttcttttagATTTCTCCTGAAAAACAAAGTTAAAAATTAGACAATATAACTATAAGTGCTAAGCAATATAAAGTTCGACTTACCAATTGTAAAGATTAGCAGCGAATGATGTGGAGCACTGTCATTCTGCGGTTTCATCTCGATAGATAAGGATATCTCAACCCTTTCGTTGCATTGAaacgtatattaattatttactgaaGTTAATTATTGCTCATAAATGCCATGACAGGTGACCAACATACggggaatatataattgaactttagttaagatcagggctgtggagtcagactCCGACGTTTTGCTATGATTCGATTCGGActcgaattattatattatagtatgatcgacttttcttgccaatgcataaaattattaaaaatgaaaataattgcgatatttaaaatataaaaaaaaataatggaattaAATTGCCATTTACCCGATATATCGAATTATTGGtagtgaaataggtataaataaagagTAAGTACTTTCATAGTGCATGGATaagaatttcatatacaaacatatcaatttaattaaaaaatgagagtaaaaattgaatgaaataaatatttaagtacatcaaaatacgtgcaagtcaacaattttatttttaaggtaaataaaataaggttaaaattaacaaagtaacgtttagttattttatttatttatttattcataatcattgagaagattgaatttatttttattccctcTCAATAAACGTTTAAATCTGGTTTCATAAAACATTTAacttataaaatcaataaaattaagtgacaatgataaataatctattttctatttttgacCCTTCTCCTAATTTCGAACTTACATGTAAAGGGTTAGCACTTGATTATTTACCCGGATGTGGCATTATACTAcacaaaaacatgtttttacaataataacgaAAAACCGCATGGAAATAACCACTCATCCGATATTGAAATAATCATCTTCTCAcagataaaacacattttgaaattaaaattaagatcATCGATAATAGAATTCGACAAACTACTCAAATCCGCCATGCATATTTTGCACTCAAAAGGAATAAAATCTAAAGTAAGCAATTAATAAGAATTATGTATTTAaccgaaaaatgtattttcttcaagataatttcaatgatagcggaaaaaccgcacaaaaaaacaactgattatattaaaaatggaagaatAATTGTTGACACTGGTTTTAACTCTtatctattaaattatattatatactaaatgCATTGCTTCAATGCGAACtcttattttcttttatgaacacgaaaatttgaactcgagattttaaataatgtgtattaaattttagatcttttcttaagtttttggattcaattgtcTCATAAGCCGCTCAACAGATTGGGATGAATCGTAAAAGTTATGATAGATAAAAGTTATACCCTTTCAAAAACGTATAACTGACGCTAACATATCTGCTAGttattgtatatctatatatttaaatgaaaggaTCCGCCGTCTTTTATCGACATGGAAACAATCCAATAGAATTTGTTAGATCAGCATACGATGAAATCCATTTATCCAGCTATCCAAGCTGAAACTGAAATTATAGCGATTATTAACATATCCGagaattgataatattatagGAATAATATACACGTGTATGTTAATCGGTGTGACTTACTCAGTTATTGAGGACACAGCCTCTCCATTGGACCTGAAAGTAAAGTGATTGTAATTGTCTACCatcgataaataatataagcagTTACTACTTACATTTCAGAttaatcgaattattttaaatcagagctgaaatttaaaataattcgattaataacaatatatattatgtgatttactataaataatcattcgtataatatatataagcaGTTACAACTTACGTTCCGTATAATGTGATCGAGCTTCCACTTATTGTTTCGGAATCACATTCTGAGCTGAAATTTATAAGCGATTgagattattaatatatatattcaagaattgataataatacagaaacaatataaaaatgactTACTCGTTTGATGACGTTGGTGTCTCGTTGATGGACCTGAAAGAAAAGTGattgtaattatgaatattgTCAATCATTGCTTAATAATCATACTCTTCGACTCTTCATTTCCACACCGAACTGACTTTCcgaactgaaatttaaaagCTTTTGCGATTTTTTACATATCCGAGAATCGATAATAATTGATAACGTGTCCAACTCGCAAATTGAGACGTTGCTGTCGCCATTTTCGTTTCCATTTCCATTTTCACTGCCATCGTTCGCGTTGGCCATCTTCAATTGCTCAAATCGATTTTTCAAACTCTTCCAACTGAAAattgtcactttgacacttacCCACTCCACTCGTAACGTTTATAAATCCGACCATTACCTTTCGACTTTTTTTCCTCTCCTCCACTTAAATAATTCGCAAGTATGTAGATACAGAGTCAACTACAATTCGAGTTGTTAATGCAATCCAAATGGTTTAAATTTCCCTCCAAAGAAAAAAATCGCTATATGAatccaaagtaaaaaaaaaacttaatacaCCAACATTCTTGCATAAACGTGACATGACGAGAGAGGGAGGGGTGGGGGGAGGAATACAATTATTAATATGggcaaaatacaaatatttcatgATGTATCTCATGATATATTTCATGATGTATTTCATGATGTATCTCAAGATGAAGGTGTTAGGGGTGCAGGCATCAGGGGCGAAGGCgattttggtatacatataatttcaaaagagacttagtttacttatatgtttgtttgttcgtaacagtcaatttaataaaaaaaaaaacaaatgaatattcaaataaatttatataaaataaagctattcaaataaatttaatacaatgtttactataagattagtcatgtttaatcggtttatattaaaaattactagTTCAGAATAATATTGAACCATTTGGTTggaacagagaaatgttatattaatagaagtggctttaggcgtcatattgttgtcaagtgacgattgtccacagacattcctaaataattttctttttaataaataattttgacgATTTCCACAgtagggtttctgtattcccggactttttcaattcccgggacacgggacggagcccggaATCCCGggaaacatgtaaaaaaaacttttttttttcaatttaatatatcacaatacataatatatctattaactggagaaaatgtaattataaagttgtgttaacttatttaaaatagcttctgaagaatactaaaatatttaaattttatccgaatccgaaagcctatttctaggtttggtacaaaaatttccagcaatggaaaaatctctttcagtttcggtcgaagttgattttattgttaaaagggaagaaaacaatttttttaaattatcggttttttctcctgtcagcatgtatattttaatttattttttaaagtcgaggctatttttttttacgttattttgtacgGTTCGGAGTGCtgagtgatcacgtgtgaccgatctagagcgaccggttgttctGTGACGGTTGTTTcatccattgtggaatcgtcaatacaagaaggataatagtttcaccgtaggatatacattcgcttttattacaacatttaaataatgttttgctcgataaaaaattagaattatttcaaatttgtgttaaaacaaatcagttttaggcatcttctttcttcgattttaattttcaattcccaGAATAATTCGTCGGTAAGTTCAAGTCCTTCGGtgttgagattttccaaaaatagaattacaagaaacgattttggccaaaagcacagaaccattatgctcataaaacttccacgtttggggaatgcgctgtacttacTGATAAAaaacaaacctttgagaatattttacgattctttgtgtatttgatttattatttcccttcgtgcagtcatgaaaatgttgtatattttcaaattttttttaaatccaattcccggaattcgagataagaattcccgggacacgggacaacaaaaattcagtgaattcccgggaatgtctgtcccgtgTCAACCcaggtcagaaaccctagtccaCAGACATCAGGTGTATTTGATGCTCGGTGCTAgacatatgtccgataaaaacttctccgtttgtttatattactcgcaacaTGGGCAAGCACAATggattcaaaaacacacaataaacaacatgggatacacttgtataagtaaattgatctgattgtattccgtgcgatgtagcgtacttatagagacgtaccgcgtaacaTTGTCAACAAGCATTTATTCgcaagggcccttctattatattctattattatattttctaggCTGGAATGCGCACGATGGCATCGATTTAAAATCGTTGGTAATACTGCATGTGTCaactgtcaaagtgacagctgacaTTTACAGCGCGATGAATTGTCGCCTCTGTCTATGTTTTGTACCAGCTGAATCCTCTATTTCAATATACGACGACAATGACTCGTTACTAGAACTCATCCGAAACTGCTGTCAGCTTAAAGTCAGTCATCCAGCATTGTCAAACTTGCCCGTCTTGTCAACTTTTCAAAAGCATAATCTCAATTTGTGTTGCAGGTGCAAAAAAATGATACACTGCCAGATTCGATATGTGCGACGTGCAAATCGAAAGTGCTCATGTTCGCCAATTTCAAACGAAACTGTTCACGCCACGATAAAACTGTGAGATTAAGATTGTCACAATGCGTGCCAAAAGTTGTAACTGCTGATTCAATTTGGGTGAATGCGAGTATTGATGATGATGAGGATGATGAAAGACTAACAGATAATGGAGGTAAAAGACCGAGCGTCGTTGATACTACGTCTTGCGTAGATAGCACCAATATTAAGGTGGAAGAAGTAATTTTGGAAGATCTAGTGTGGGAGAATGAGAATTTCGGTTCCAATCCATTGCCGTATAGTCTTCCACCAATTGGTGAAAGTGGTcttaaaaatctaaataatCACAACTCACAAAACAGTGGCCAAGGAAAAAAGGTAACATGttcatattcatttttattgaaatacatttatatgGTGATGCGGAAACATTTTTATGATTAGTAACTTGAATTGAAACATGAATAAAAGTATACTGCACAGGGTAGCATTATGCTATAGTTATTTTTTGACGATTATGTCATTCAGATGAGTTCTAATGTACATCAAACAAACCTCAACATGTTATTGACATAATCTTATCACTTTCCACAGCATAATGATCTCTtggactttttttaaattacaaaatagcAAGCAGTATGGCATGTGCTGCTACCGACTGAGAGCTATTGGATAAAGtctcatttgaaaaaaaacatacaagGTATAATTTGAAGTATAAAGTCAGATTTGGATAATTGTAGCATCCAAGTCTATCTTTGCTTagagtttttgccaatttatctgatttaattatcTAAACGGTTCCTCAGACATTGGCTCGTACCTATCCATTATGTCTAAttgtgattttaattgaaatatttacacatttgGCCACATTATCAGTTTGAGGGCAATCTGTCATTGAACTGTggtaaatttcatatatttaaagaaatagaAATTCTGGTGTAGTTAGTTTCCAGCATGACGGATACAAATTGCACACAATAAATTGCACACAATAAATGTAGTGTTTCATGTTTGTTTCCGGAATATTGCCTGACTTCCAAGATCATCTGATTTATCAGCATGTGATTTCTTCCTGTGGGGCTATTTGAAGGAGATAGTGTATGTTTATGCAACGCAAATTATCCAGAAATTCATAGATAAAatctttcatttaaattttgttgaaaatgtTGGACAATGTGCTGAACTCACTAAAGTGACATTATCTTCAATTAATTCGGAGGCATAATTCTATACTAtattagtttaattttatttaactagtGAATTTACACTCTTTTCGTCAAATTGTTTTCACTCATaagatatattatgtgtatatatttaaaattcctCTCTTGTAGATTACTTCAAGTGTGTCTCGAGCACAGAATAGTTTCAACAATCCGCATTCCAACAAACTAAACCAATGCAAGATCTGTTTCAAACAATTTAAGAGCAAACAAACATTGAGGAcgcattttatgaaatttcacaTTGAGaaaaaactgaaatgtaaacCGTGCCGAAAAGAATTCAAAACAATAATAACATTAGAAATACACAATTCGAAGTGCCACTCTGACAAAACACTACACAAGTGCAAAATATGCTCGGAAGCGTTTGAAACGAGGTTGTCATTACAAGCGCATACCAAACAACACACTAAAAAAACACTACATAAATGCAAACCACGTTCAAAAGAGCTAAAAACGAAATCATCATTGCAATTACATAACAAACGACACACCGATAAAACACTGCACAAATGCAAAATATGTTCGAAAGAATTCAGAAAGGAAACAAAACTAAAAGCACATACGAAGCGTCACGAAGCGCACATTAAATATCATCACACATATCTGTTAGTTccttctattttaatttaacataattacacgattgttactttatctatgtacgtagtaacaatagatgaagttttgtgatcatgcgaaaattcgaactcgagattttgactgattcgaactcagaatcgatcactgatcacgttttcatgatctagaaaaaatgtgtgtgtgtgtgtgtgtgtctgtgtgtgtgtgtattttggggatatttttaacaccgttagtcctatcgaactgaaacttagtatcgatcaatgaaattcttatcgacacgtcgtaattttttttcaaatttttaaattgaccggaaatggtacctcgccttataggtgtcctcttttttttaagtttttgaattcaattatctcccaaaccactaactgaatcagactgaattttttttaattatgatagaaataataatttttataaccttatattttttaaatatttctatctgaaccggaagtagtacttttactctagagaatcgaggttttttatgttttcctcagaaaccttttggttttttgaactgaaatttcatatctaaaagtttaagcttaatagcaacttatttataaaatttagtaagtatctgtcaaccggaagtggcagtttactcttgttcgatttttcttccactatttttttcgaccccttaaacatgtgtgttcgtcacaaaaaaattcaaatataattcttgtagcagtgtgatgaaaataaaaaaaaaatattaaaatttataaaccggaagtgggatttttttcctcgtggaatggttgaaaatgttgtgcccactactctgtccgcacccctgaacgtattaagctgaaaatttatatttctatcctttgtgtacttacttagagctggtagggttttggtcagaattcgtaaaccgaaagtagtattttttttaaaaacaatatttcattattttttcattattttattttgaccttttaaattgttttaagcttcttgatatttaatgtgtataataaaaatagtgattttaagtaaaaataaaaaaaaattacttaatttaatgaaccggaagtgggatttttttcctcgtggaaagttcaaaaatgttgtgcccactcctctgtccgcacccctgaacgtattaagctgaaaatttatatttctatcctttgtgtactaacttagagctggtagggttttggtcagagtttgtaaaccggaaatagtatttttttttaaaacaatatttcattattttattttgacctttaaaattatttttattttcttgatatttaatgagtataatactgatagtgatttttagtaataaaaaaaatttgaacaaaatctgacaaccggaagtagatcttttgttttgggtaaat
This window harbors:
- the LOC143913504 gene encoding kelch-like protein 25, with the protein product MFVVKASSDFAAKRVEYLYDAMKRDKKCDTSFAVGGRYFYAHLVVLSACSEFFWTNKDQLEEIFSPFDFDVIDAILKYCYTGEISIADRHYDKLMELANRLEVKIPPRHETVDLSNCLEVLKSKENSDLKTEAMDLTLGNFETLHKTKDFLNLPVSNVNEILKSNYLNVPSEEDVFNAVKLWVNHDNANRKSDLAQLMRSVRLSLLSMEFFIDEVLTFCLSCAECMTTLRQAVKDKKDKSFVPRETPRSKIKGYKMALVGGWDIDMANTFDIFDGLKNSWTLSKNIGINKSDFASVLVGGWILIIGGYNSSNGSMTSVEYIDLKSGEKKPLKPLNQARYWFSAVTLRRGSSTDVYAIGGFGGAAFLSSVERWSSNTGDWEIIAPLLVAVSNQSASVIADKIYITGGLTSEWKSSNKVQMYSVETNSWTYRAQMIQGRAGHSSVAFQGKLYVAGGFDYQTSSFLDSVEHYDPNANVWTAFTKLPKAAYAISLGCFQNKLFSMGGKDVNRHELSDVWEYDATNKSWKASTSLSRKRSDAVANVIPYDSII
- the LOC143912792 gene encoding uncharacterized protein LOC143912792; this translates as MKMLYIFKFFLNPIPGIRDKNSRDTGQQKFSEFPGMSVPCQPRSETLVHRHQVYLMLGARHMSDKNFSVCLYYSQHGQAQWIQKHTINNMGYTCISWNAHDGIDLKSLVILHVSTVKVTADIYSAMNCRLCLCFVPAESSISIYDDNDSLLELIRNCCQLKVQKNDTLPDSICATCKSKVLMFANFKRNCSRHDKTVRLRLSQCVPKVVTADSIWVNASIDDDEDDERLTDNGGKRPSVVDTTSCVDSTNIKVEEVILEDLVWENENFGSNPLPYSLPPIGESGLKNLNNHNSQNSGQGKKITSSVSRAQNSFNNPHSNKLNQCKICFKQFKSKQTLRTHFMKFHIEKKLKCKPCRKEFKTIITLEIHNSKCHSDKTLHKCKICSEAFETRLSLQAHTKQHTKKTLHKCKPRSKELKTKSSLQLHNKRHTDKTLHKCKICSKEFRKETKLKAHTKRHEAHIKYHHTYLLVPSILI